From one Chryseobacterium sp. 3008163 genomic stretch:
- the gwsS gene encoding grasp-with-spasm system SPASM domain peptide maturase yields the protein MTENDWDKNFPPLSYEYKNPSSISNLFAEIIDISVLQKIKQSIEKLQIQHLIIHFDKNLSLEDVIGIDRIFEKSILQGIEIYSHYHKAINSTFINDLNLKTARIYNLVFYNCNEAPFQVEDNYRFDLTFTNQSIKMNSCGKVDFKYFNTNLPKILEAINHNSCLHKKISIDSEGNIRNCPSMPQSFGNIKETTLETALNHKDFKKYWNLTKDKIEVCKDCEFRYICTDCRAYTERTHEDKEGLDISKPLKCGYDPYTGEWEEWSINPLKEKAIKYYGMQELVKKN from the coding sequence ATTACAGAAAACGATTGGGATAAAAATTTCCCACCACTTTCTTACGAATATAAAAATCCTAGTTCAATTTCTAATTTATTTGCTGAAATTATTGATATTTCAGTTCTTCAAAAAATAAAGCAATCCATTGAAAAACTTCAGATACAACATCTTATTATCCATTTTGACAAAAATTTAAGTTTAGAAGATGTAATTGGCATAGATAGAATATTTGAAAAATCTATTCTACAAGGCATAGAAATCTATTCTCATTATCATAAAGCTATTAACTCCACATTTATTAATGATTTGAATCTCAAAACTGCTAGAATTTATAATTTAGTTTTTTATAATTGTAATGAAGCTCCATTTCAAGTCGAAGATAACTATAGATTCGATTTAACATTTACTAATCAGAGTATTAAAATGAATTCTTGTGGTAAGGTAGATTTCAAATATTTTAATACAAACCTTCCGAAAATTTTAGAAGCAATAAATCATAATTCTTGTCTCCACAAAAAAATTTCCATAGATTCTGAAGGTAACATTAGAAACTGCCCTTCCATGCCTCAAAGTTTTGGGAATATTAAAGAGACCACTTTAGAAACAGCCTTAAACCACAAAGATTTCAAAAAATATTGGAATCTTACTAAAGACAAAATAGAAGTTTGCAAAGACTGTGAGTTTCGTTATATTTGTACAGATTGCAGAGCTTATACCGAAAGAACACATGAAGATAAAGAAGGATTAGATATTTCAAAACCATTAAAATGTGGTTATGATCCTTATACTGGTGAATGGGAAGAGTGGAGTATCAACCCACTTAAAGAGAAAGCGATAAAGTATTATGGCATGCAAGAATTGGTTAAGAAAAATTAA
- a CDS encoding thiopeptide-type bacteriocin biosynthesis protein encodes MMIEKRKFAPGTEWLYLKVYTGVKTSDLILEETIKPLTEYLQTNNYISKWFFIRYHDPKPHLRIRFCLNNIKDYITVLNRINEELQEFVDSGEISNISIETYSREIERYGQNTIEEAETLFHKNSEFTLLCLPYDDEDKLIFSIFYMNEMLNKLNLVITEKLVWIKIFNDAFKEEFNADKNLNRQLDKKHREFKPKLMNFMQSDEFSDERNAIILHIEECASVLQNILQQHQNQSLEVSLQSFFQSIFHMSINRLFVSNQRLFEMVIYDYLLRYYKSLAFYSLHEKT; translated from the coding sequence ATGATGATTGAAAAGAGAAAATTTGCTCCTGGGACAGAATGGCTCTATCTGAAAGTTTATACTGGTGTTAAGACTTCCGACCTTATTTTAGAAGAAACAATAAAGCCTCTGACTGAATATCTACAGACAAATAATTATATCTCAAAATGGTTTTTCATTCGCTATCATGATCCAAAACCGCATTTGAGAATAAGATTTTGTTTAAATAATATTAAGGATTACATTACCGTGCTTAACAGAATAAATGAAGAACTTCAAGAGTTTGTTGACAGCGGAGAAATCTCAAATATTTCAATCGAAACTTATAGCAGGGAAATTGAACGTTACGGGCAAAACACCATAGAAGAAGCCGAAACGTTATTTCACAAAAACAGCGAATTTACTTTACTGTGTCTGCCATACGATGATGAAGATAAGTTGATCTTCAGTATTTTTTATATGAATGAAATGTTGAATAAGCTTAATCTTGTAATTACTGAAAAGCTTGTTTGGATCAAAATTTTTAATGATGCATTCAAAGAAGAATTCAATGCCGATAAAAATCTCAACAGGCAGTTAGACAAAAAACACAGAGAATTTAAACCGAAACTAATGAACTTCATGCAATCGGATGAGTTTTCGGACGAAAGAAATGCAATTATTCTTCATATTGAAGAATGCGCTTCTGTACTGCAAAATATTCTTCAGCAACATCAAAACCAATCTCTGGAAGTTTCTTTGCAAAGTTTTTTTCAAAGCATATTTCACATGAGCATCAACAGACTTTTTGTTTCTAACCAAAGATTGTTTGAAATGGTGATTTATGATTACTTATTGAGGTATTATAAATCATTAGCATTTTATAGTCTTCATGAAAAAACTTGA
- a CDS encoding lantibiotic dehydratase family protein: protein MPLSFFEEYIVRSPLFSRRNFHENAYKEAFSDDELKEICEDSIFQEAIYLASPNLYHELNRWLHSEKELSSSQHQKFKNTILKYYTRMSTRCTPFGLFSGVGLGKFNQETINNKLSDNIQLQVRDTKLDMHLLVFLSKTLEKNPNIRNQLLYFPNNSIYKIGKKIRYVEYEYKEGKRDYIISSAPVSEELSQILDFSKQGKTITDTAKILVNEEINHEEAKEFIEELIDNQVLVSELEPNVSGCDFLDTLISILNRIEAKNETDVLISIKNKLTELDLKIGNQVSLYSEIEDLIKSFKTDYEQKYLFQTDVYFKDEFTISTHWKKEIKKGLSFLNKITLLNKDTPFEHFKKAFYERFETQEIPLSYVLDTEIGIGYLQNKNAKGIHPYLDDLKLPNSQEKQNFHIQLTPFQRILNEKLQEALVENEFTISLNDNDIKDFEEKWHDLPDTLSVMAEIVSENNHEKLCIRSVAASSAANLLGRFCSEKSHLQHLTKEITKKEEMLSFGNLMINSDQHDNSEILAEIIHLPEARIGNIIRRPSLREYEIPYLAASVLPKENQILVDDLYISLNNNRIILRSKKLNKEVKPYLTNAHNYHHNALPIYHFLCDLQSQNTRTGLYFNWGGLSQIYKFLPRIEYKNIILSKAQWNITDKEIASLESLLENKNEFLSRMEIWRSKRQIPQWIQWVKSDNTLPMNLENYDMAKLFIQTIKSEKSITIEEFLYNENDDFKREFIFPMYKEKVEI from the coding sequence ATTCCCCTATCATTTTTTGAAGAGTATATTGTTCGTTCTCCATTATTTTCACGCAGGAATTTTCATGAAAATGCATATAAAGAAGCCTTTTCTGATGATGAACTAAAAGAAATTTGCGAAGATTCGATTTTTCAGGAGGCAATATATCTAGCGTCACCCAATCTGTATCATGAGCTGAATCGATGGTTGCATTCAGAAAAAGAATTATCCTCAAGTCAACACCAAAAATTTAAAAACACCATTTTAAAATACTATACCAGAATGAGTACAAGATGTACTCCATTCGGACTTTTTTCAGGGGTTGGCTTGGGGAAATTTAATCAAGAAACAATAAATAACAAACTTTCTGACAACATTCAGTTACAAGTAAGAGATACGAAATTGGATATGCATCTATTGGTTTTTCTTTCGAAGACTTTAGAGAAAAATCCGAACATTAGAAACCAACTTCTATATTTCCCAAATAATAGTATTTATAAAATAGGGAAGAAAATTCGTTACGTCGAGTACGAATATAAAGAAGGAAAAAGAGATTACATTATTTCGTCGGCTCCAGTCTCTGAAGAGCTATCTCAGATATTAGATTTCTCAAAACAAGGTAAAACCATCACAGACACTGCAAAAATTCTTGTAAATGAAGAAATAAATCATGAAGAAGCAAAAGAATTCATAGAAGAATTGATTGACAATCAGGTTTTAGTGAGTGAGCTAGAGCCTAATGTTTCAGGATGCGATTTTTTAGATACCCTAATTTCTATTCTAAACCGAATTGAAGCTAAAAATGAGACTGACGTTTTAATTTCAATAAAAAATAAATTAACCGAATTGGACTTAAAGATCGGAAACCAAGTTTCTTTATACTCAGAAATTGAAGATCTGATTAAATCTTTCAAAACAGATTATGAGCAAAAGTATCTCTTCCAGACGGACGTTTATTTTAAAGATGAATTTACAATATCAACTCATTGGAAAAAAGAAATCAAAAAAGGCTTGAGTTTTCTCAATAAGATTACTTTACTAAACAAAGACACTCCTTTTGAACATTTTAAAAAAGCATTTTATGAAAGGTTTGAAACTCAAGAAATACCCTTATCTTATGTTTTAGATACAGAAATAGGTATTGGCTACCTTCAGAATAAAAACGCTAAAGGAATTCATCCGTATTTGGACGATCTAAAACTTCCCAATTCTCAAGAGAAACAAAATTTCCATATTCAACTAACCCCATTTCAAAGAATCCTTAATGAAAAGTTGCAGGAAGCTTTAGTCGAAAATGAATTTACGATTTCATTAAATGATAATGACATAAAAGATTTTGAAGAGAAATGGCATGATTTACCGGATACTTTATCAGTTATGGCAGAAATCGTCTCCGAAAATAATCATGAGAAATTATGCATTAGAAGTGTTGCCGCAAGTAGTGCAGCAAACCTTTTAGGAAGATTCTGTTCAGAAAAATCACATCTTCAACATTTAACGAAAGAAATTACAAAAAAGGAAGAGATGCTTTCCTTCGGAAATCTCATGATAAACTCAGATCAGCATGACAATAGTGAAATTTTAGCAGAAATCATTCATCTGCCAGAAGCCAGAATTGGAAACATCATCAGAAGACCTTCGCTGCGTGAATATGAAATCCCATATTTAGCTGCATCTGTTTTGCCGAAAGAAAACCAAATTCTTGTCGATGACCTATATATTTCTTTGAATAATAACAGAATTATTTTACGGTCAAAAAAACTGAATAAGGAAGTAAAACCTTACTTGACCAATGCACACAATTACCATCACAATGCTCTGCCGATTTACCATTTTTTATGCGATTTACAGTCACAAAACACTCGTACAGGTTTGTATTTCAATTGGGGAGGTCTTTCTCAGATTTATAAATTTCTGCCAAGAATAGAATACAAAAATATCATCTTATCAAAAGCCCAATGGAATATAACAGACAAAGAAATTGCTTCATTAGAATCATTACTGGAAAATAAAAATGAATTTCTTTCACGAATGGAAATATGGCGAAGCAAAAGACAAATTCCCCAATGGATACAATGGGTGAAATCTGATAATACTTTACCCATGAACTTAGAAAATTATGACATGGCAAAACTTTTTATACAAACAATAAAAAGTGAAAAATCGATTACGATTGAAGAGTTTTTATACAATGAGAATGATGATTTTAAGCGAGAATTTATTTTCCCGATGTACAAAGAGAAAGTAGAAATATGA